The DNA sequence TCTAACTCTTTCAGTTCTTCCTTTTTCATCATTTGCTTATTGTCCTTTATTAAGAAATATTGCCCTTTTCTTTAAAACACATAATAGCTTAATAACTTCATCCAATCTTTATTAATATACCATCTAAACAACATCTTGTGAACTCCCCAATGTTCCGCATCGCCCCCTCTCGACTTGTGTTTTGCTCCACCTCGCGCCTGCCCCCCCTCACGGCTGTCCACCACCCCCCACTTCATGTCTGCTCCCTTCCGGTCGGATTCTTTGCATATAAACATAAAGCAATATTTTCGTTATGAACTTGTACCTTGCCAGCGAATGCGGGTGCATGTTTGAGCCGAAGGCGAGTTTGCACAGGAGCATGAGCAAATAAGGCAGGTACAATTCATAGATAATATGCGAGTTTATATGCAAAGAATCCAGCCGGAAGGGAGCAGACATGAAGTGGGGGGGTAGTGGACAGCCGAGAGGGACAGGACAAAACCTTAAATCTCATTTTTTCGGCATTATTCTCTTTTATGTTTTTCTAAAATATAGTAGAATTAATTCGTATGGGGTCATTTAAGGTCGACCCGCTGGAGGTTATGTATTTATGATTAATATTTTAGTAGTTGAAGACGAAAAGCCAATCGCCAATCTGATCAAAATGAGTCTTACAAAGGCGGGATATTCCTGTACCTGTATCTATGACGGTCTGGCTGCAGCCGATATATTAGAGGAAAATCCGTTTGACCTGGTTCTGCTCGACATCATGCTTCCGGGTGCATCCGGTTATGATGTCCTTGAATATATCAAGCCGTTAAAAATCCCTGTAATCTTTATCACAGCAAAGAATTCCTTAAACGACCGTGTTATGGGTCTGAAGATGGGAGCCGAAGATTATATCGTGAAACCATTTGAGATTGTCGAGCTTCTTGCAAGGATCGAGGTTGTACTCCGGAGATATAATAAGCTGAATACAACGATTGCCATACGTGATCTGATGATCGATACTGTCGCAATGAGCGTTACCAAAAACGGCAGGGAGATTCCTCTGACAAACAAGGAATATGAACTGCTGCTGTTATTTGCACAGAATCCGGGCGTTGCCCTCTATCGTGAAACGATCTATGAACGTATCTGGGGCGGCGACTATCCATGCGACAGCCGCACAGTTGCGCTCCATGTTCAGCGTATGCGTAAAAAGCTCGGACTGGAG is a window from the Lachnospiraceae bacterium GAM79 genome containing:
- a CDS encoding response regulator transcription factor; protein product: MINILVVEDEKPIANLIKMSLTKAGYSCTCIYDGLAAADILEENPFDLVLLDIMLPGASGYDVLEYIKPLKIPVIFITAKNSLNDRVMGLKMGAEDYIVKPFEIVELLARIEVVLRRYNKLNTTIAIRDLMIDTVAMSVTKNGREIPLTNKEYELLLLFAQNPGVALYRETIYERIWGGDYPCDSRTVALHVQRMRKKLGLEDCLKTINKIGYRLEI